The Alkalihalophilus pseudofirmus nucleotide sequence TGTGAAATGATTCGTTTAGATATGAGGAGGCTGGAGGTTTGACAAAGAGAAGCGCACTTCGCTTCGTTTGGCAAAGTGAAGGTACCGATTATCTGAATCATGGAACTGGACAAAGAAAAGCGGAAGCGACTGGTCTGGCATGCGGAGAAATAAGGGGGAGTGATTTGAAGTCGCACTTTGACTTCAATCGATGCACCGTTTTATCCCGCAGGACAAAGAGTTGCAGCTGGACAAAAAAGTGAAATGATTCGTTTAGATATGAGGAGGCTGGAGGTTTGACAAAGAGAAGCGCACTTTGCTTCGTTTGGCAAAGTGAAGGCACCGATTATCTGAATCATGGAACTGGACAAGAAAAGCGGAAGCGACTCGATAAATACAAATTTATAGCCTCATAAGAAAAGCTAGTATTTATATGAATTTTATATCATCTAAAGGAGCGATTTTAATGGAAAACATGTTGGAGAAAATTAAGCAGTCAGCTACATATTTAGAAGGGAAAATCGAGACAAAACCTCAAATTGGTCTAATCTTAGGCTCTGGTCTTGGTGAGCTTGCAGATGAGATTGAAGATGCTGTTAAGATTCCTTACTCTGATATTCCTAACTTCCCTGTATCCACTGTTGAAGGTCATGCAGGTCAGCTTGTTATTGGTAAGCTTCATGGGAAAGATGTCGTAGCAATGCAAGGCCGCTTCCATTATTATGAAGGCTACACGATGCAAGAGGTAACATTCCCTGTACGTGTAATGAAGCAAATTGGTGTTGAATTAATGGTTGTTACAAATGCCTGCGGCGGTATGAACAAGAATTTTGAACCAGGCGATCTAATGATTATTACGGATCAACTAAACTTTACAGGTGATAACCCGCTTATTGGTGCTAACTTCGAGGAGCTTGGACCACGCTTCCCTGATATGAGCAGTGCGTACACTACTGAGTATGTTGAATTTGTGGAGAAGACAGCTAATAACTTAGATATTAAAGTTCAAAAAGGTGTATATGCTGGCGTAACAGGACCTACTTACATGAGTGGTGCTGAGCTTGTTATGCTTCGCAACTTAGGCGGGGATGTAGTTGGAATGTCCACGGTTCCTGAAGTGATTGTAGCTAGTCACGCTAGTATGAAAGTAATTGGTATTTCATGTATTACGGATATGGCGATTGGCGAAGAACTGCAAGGAATCACTCATGAAGAAGTAGTGGAAGTAGCAAACCGTACGAAACCAAAGTTCATTAAGCTTGTAAAAGAAATTGTTTCTACAGTAGAAGTTTAAGAGCAGCACTCTAAGACGAGGGAGATGTTTGAGAAATGCGCATGGTAGATATTATTGAGAAAAAGCGTGATGGCTTAGAGTTATCGAAAGAAGAAATTCAGTTCGTTATTGAAGGCTATACAAAAGGAGATATCCCGGAATATCAGATGTCAGCACTTGCAATGGCGATCTTCTTTAAAGATATGAACACAGCAGAGCGTGCCGAGTTAACGATGTCGATGGTGAAATCAGGAGATCAAATTGACCTTTCTGCTGTAGAGGGTATAAAAGTGGATAAGCATTCTACAGGCGGTGTGGGTGACAAAACGACGATTGCCTTAGCTCCTTTAGTAGCGGCACTTGGTGTTCCTGTAGCTAAAATGTCTGGACGCGGCTTAGGCCATACAGGCGGAACGATTGATAAACTCGAAGCGATTCCAGGCTTCAGTGTAGAAATTGAAACAGATACATTTATTGAACTAGTCAATAAGAATAAATTAGCGGTGGTTGGCCAAACGGGGAACTTAACACCGGCGGATAAGAAACTTTACGGGCTGCGCGATGTAACAGCAACCGTGAATTCTATTCCGTTGATTGCAAGTTCAATTATGAGTAAGAAGATTGCATCTGGTGCAGATGCGATTGTTCTTGATGTGAAAACAGGTTCTGGAGCGTTCATGAAAGAGTTGGATCAATCAAAAGAGCTTGCTAAGGCAATGGTTGAGATAGGTAACAGCCTTGGCCGTAACACAATGGCGATCATTTCAGATATGAATCAGCCGCTAGGTTTAACAGTCGGTAATGCTCTTGAAGTAAAAGAAGCGATTGATATGCTGCGCGGGGAGGGTCCTGAAGATCTTCGCGAACTATGCTTGACGCTTGGAAGCCAGATGGTATATTTGGCAGATCAAGCGAGTTCCGTTCAACAAGCTCGTCAAAAACTTGAAGAAGTGATTTCATCTGGTAAGGCTCTTGAAACATTAAAAACGTTTATTGAGGCTCAAAATGGTGATCCTTCTATTGTAGATGATCCAGAAAAGCTGCCGAAAGCTAAGCACTTAATAGAAGTTAAAGCGAAAGAATCAGGTTCAGTTTCTGCCATTGTTGCGGACAAAATCGGTACAGCTGCTATGTTATTAGGTGCTGGACGAGCAACGAAGGAATCTGAAATTGATCTTGCTGTTGGACTTGTATTAAATAAAAAGATTGGTGATAAAGTAGAAGCAGGCGATTCAATTGTTACCCTTCATAGTAACAATGAAGATGTGCAAAATGTCATTGACATGGTACTAAATGCGTACTCTATTACAAGTGACAATGTGGAAAAACCAACATTAATTTACGATGAAATTCATTAAGACTAAAAACAGCCTTTTTACATAAAAAGGCTGTTTTTTATGTTTAAAATGGAACAAGAACGTTAATACATAAGTAAGTACCCAATTTAGTAGCAAAAAAGGAGAGTGTACGTCATGGCAGAAGTAATGTTTACAGCACAAGCAAAAGCAAAAAATGGAAGAAATGGACATGTAACCTCTAATAATGGTGTGATTGACCATAAGCTGGTTATGCCGACAGGAGGCAATTCTGATAAGGACGGAACGAATCCTGAGCAATTATTTGCAGCAGGCTACGCCGCTTGTTTCGACGGAGCACTTAACTTAATGGCTAAAAAATCCAATGAAGACATTGATTCTGAAATTGAAGCAGAAGTAAGTCTGTTAAAGGATCCATCAGATGATGGCTTTAAAATTGGAGTTACGTTAAATGTATTTATTAAAGGCGTCTCTCAAGCTACAGCGGAAGAATTGACACATAAAGCTCATGAGTTTTGTCCGTACTCTAAAGCGACGCGCGGTAATGTCGATATTAATTTAAATGTAAAAGCAGAGTAATCCAGTGCCCTTTATCTTTTTAGATGAAGGGCTTTTTGGTTGAACGTCAAAAATCTGAAACAAGCAAAAAGATACCATTATTTTCAAATTTAAGATACAATGGTGGCAGATAAGAAAGAGCCCATTATGTTTTAGGAGTGACTGTTTATGAATGGTGTTAGTCTTGTTTTAGAAGGCGGCGGAATGAGAGCTGTTTACACAGCTGGTGTGCTTGAAGCTCTGATGAAACATGAAGTTGAAATCCCTCATGTGATAGGAGTTTCTGCTGGAGCGTGTAATGGGTCATCTTATGTGTCTAAGCAAATTGATAGAAATCGTAAAGTGAATATTGATTATATTGATCGGCCGGAATATTTAAGTTTCAAAAACTTAGTGAAAACGAAATCAATTTTTGGTTGGGATTTTATTTTTAATACACTTCCTAACGAGCTTGAACCGTTTGATTTTGATACGTTTAAAGATTCTCCTCAAACATTCACCATTGTAACGACGAAACTAGATACAGGTGAGCCTTACTACTTCGATAAACATTTACCAAAAGAAGATCTTTTGACTGTTTTGAAGGCATCTAGCAGTATCCCGATGCTCGCACCGCCTGTTACATACAAAAATGATGTGTTTTTTGATGGCGGGGTAGCAGATCCGATTCCAATAAAACGTTCCATAGAAGAAGGACATCAAAAGCATGTGATTGTTCTAACTCAAAATAAAGGGTATCAAAAAACCCCTATGAAATTTACGCGTTTTGCAAAATGGCAATTCAGAAACAATCCAGCTTTCTTGCAAACCATGCTCACACGTTATCAACGGTACAATCAAACGTTAAAACGAATTGAAGAGATGGAGGCAAGTGGTGAAGCGTTTGTTATTAGACCCAAAATGCCCGTCCGCGTCTCAAGGCTAGAAAAGAACAAAGAAAGGCTCGCCGCTCTCTATAATGAAGGTGCAGAGGATATGCTGAGCGAGATGAATAAATTGGAACGGTGGTTAGCCAAGTAATGCAAAGCTAGGACAAATTGTTCTAGCTTTTTTATCTTTCTCTTTCTAGATAGGCATCTCTATGATATTCTAGAATAATACAAATAAGAACAGATGTTTCTTTTTTGATTTTCATTAGAAAGAGAGCTTTATACATATGACAGGAAAAACACATGTAGCCGGAGGGCTTGCATTATGTATGGCAGCAGATACTTTTTTGCTGCCTCATAGCG carries:
- a CDS encoding purine-nucleoside phosphorylase; amino-acid sequence: MENMLEKIKQSATYLEGKIETKPQIGLILGSGLGELADEIEDAVKIPYSDIPNFPVSTVEGHAGQLVIGKLHGKDVVAMQGRFHYYEGYTMQEVTFPVRVMKQIGVELMVVTNACGGMNKNFEPGDLMIITDQLNFTGDNPLIGANFEELGPRFPDMSSAYTTEYVEFVEKTANNLDIKVQKGVYAGVTGPTYMSGAELVMLRNLGGDVVGMSTVPEVIVASHASMKVIGISCITDMAIGEELQGITHEEVVEVANRTKPKFIKLVKEIVSTVEV
- a CDS encoding pyrimidine-nucleoside phosphorylase gives rise to the protein MRMVDIIEKKRDGLELSKEEIQFVIEGYTKGDIPEYQMSALAMAIFFKDMNTAERAELTMSMVKSGDQIDLSAVEGIKVDKHSTGGVGDKTTIALAPLVAALGVPVAKMSGRGLGHTGGTIDKLEAIPGFSVEIETDTFIELVNKNKLAVVGQTGNLTPADKKLYGLRDVTATVNSIPLIASSIMSKKIASGADAIVLDVKTGSGAFMKELDQSKELAKAMVEIGNSLGRNTMAIISDMNQPLGLTVGNALEVKEAIDMLRGEGPEDLRELCLTLGSQMVYLADQASSVQQARQKLEEVISSGKALETLKTFIEAQNGDPSIVDDPEKLPKAKHLIEVKAKESGSVSAIVADKIGTAAMLLGAGRATKESEIDLAVGLVLNKKIGDKVEAGDSIVTLHSNNEDVQNVIDMVLNAYSITSDNVEKPTLIYDEIH
- a CDS encoding organic hydroperoxide resistance protein; this translates as MAEVMFTAQAKAKNGRNGHVTSNNGVIDHKLVMPTGGNSDKDGTNPEQLFAAGYAACFDGALNLMAKKSNEDIDSEIEAEVSLLKDPSDDGFKIGVTLNVFIKGVSQATAEELTHKAHEFCPYSKATRGNVDINLNVKAE
- a CDS encoding patatin-like phospholipase family protein, translated to MNGVSLVLEGGGMRAVYTAGVLEALMKHEVEIPHVIGVSAGACNGSSYVSKQIDRNRKVNIDYIDRPEYLSFKNLVKTKSIFGWDFIFNTLPNELEPFDFDTFKDSPQTFTIVTTKLDTGEPYYFDKHLPKEDLLTVLKASSSIPMLAPPVTYKNDVFFDGGVADPIPIKRSIEEGHQKHVIVLTQNKGYQKTPMKFTRFAKWQFRNNPAFLQTMLTRYQRYNQTLKRIEEMEASGEAFVIRPKMPVRVSRLEKNKERLAALYNEGAEDMLSEMNKLERWLAK